Proteins from a single region of Chrysemys picta bellii isolate R12L10 chromosome 25, ASM1138683v2, whole genome shotgun sequence:
- the LOC101949352 gene encoding repulsive guidance molecule A-like yields MVMGPGSLPPAAVQRLRGPRRRPLLSMVLLVSVCLAPPPAVRGQQCRIQRCNADYVAATSPTHALPEETPLDVDYCIALRAYSVCTRKTAKSCRGDLVYHSAVFRIKELFPQHNCSSDGPTSSAKAPGTPDPLVSELCNYESRSGFQKKFAHCGLFGDPHLRTFKDEFQTCKVEGAWPLIDNQYLSVQVTNVPVVLGSSATATSKITLIFKSYQGCTEQKVYQATTEDLPLAFSDGTRTGGWQEGASSLRILEKPAAGQVEIQANYIGSTVIIRQVGRYLTFAIRVPEETLNLSEESAGLQLCLHGCPKNELIQEHRLNVGSSSPLWPSSRRAYTVEMATEQCRHILQVEDVYFQSCVFDLLTTGDPEFSMAAYGALEDLKALYPSRLKLHTVSKTINVATGAPGPGQPAASLVWCGLAFLKLFWCC; encoded by the exons ATGGTTATGGGGCCAGGCAGCCTCCCCCCGGCGGCTGTGCAGCGGCTCCGGGGGCCGCGGCGGCGGCCTCTGCTCAGCATGGTGCTGCTGGTGTCCGTGTGCCTGGCCCCGCCGCCCGCAG TGCGTGGCCAGCAGTGCCGAATCCAGCGCTGCAATGCAGACTACGTGGCTGCCACATCTCCTACCCATGCCTTGCCGGAAGAGACGCCGCTGGACGTGGATTATTGCATTGCCTTGCGGGCGTACTCCGTGTGCACTAGAAAGACAGCCAAATCCTGCCGGGGAGACCTGGTGTATCACTCGGCCGTCTTCCGAATCAAGGAACTCTTTCCGCAGCACAACTGCTCCAGCGACGGGCCGACTTCCTCGGCGAAAGCCCCCGGCACACCGGACCCTCTGGTTTCAGAGCTGTGCAACTACGAGAGCAGATCTGGCTTTCAGAAGAAATTTGCCCACTGTGGATTATTTGGGGATCCTCATTTAAGGACCTTTAAAGATGAGTTTCAGACGTGTAAAGTCGAGGGCGCTTGGCCGCTAATAGACAATCAGTACCTGTCGGTCCAGGTCACCAACGTCCCAGTTGTTCTGGGATCCAGCGCCACGGCCACCAGCAAG ATCACGCTGATCTTTAAGAGTTACCAGGGCTGCACGGAGCAGAAGGTTTATCAGGCGACCACAGAGGACCTGCCGCTGGCGTTCAGTGACGGCACCAGAACCGGAGGGTGGCAGGAGGGCGCCAGCAGCCTGCGCATCCTGGAAAAGCCGGCCGCCGGCCAGGTGGAGATCCAGGCCAACTACATCGGCAGCACCGTCATCATCCGCCAAGTGGGCCGCTACCTCACCTTCGCCATCCGTGTGCCGGAGGAGACCCTGAACCTCTCGGAGGAGAGCGCCGGCCTCCAGCTCTGTCTGCACGGCTGCCCGAAGAACGAGCTGATCCAGGAGCACAGGCTGAAtgtggggagctccagccccCTCTGGCCCAGCTCCCGACGGGCCTACACGGTGGAGATGGCCACCGAGCAGTGCCGCCACATCCTGCAGGTGGAGGACGTGTATTTCCAGTCCTGCGTCTTCGACCTGCTCACCACGGGGGACCCTGAGTTCTCCATGGCTGCTTACGGGGCCTTGGAAGACTTGAAGGCGTTGTACCCCAGCAGACTCAAGTTGCATACGGTCTCCAAGACTATTAACGTGGCCACGGGCGCTCCCGGGCCTGGGCAGCCCGCTGCCTCGTTAGTCTGGTGCGGTCTTGCCTTCCTAAAGCTGTTCTGGTGCTGCTAA